The genomic window AGGAGGAGTTGAAGGCGGGCGGTGGAGGTGTTGAGGCCGAGGGCGCCCGCCGAGTCGTCACCCAGGTCGAGCACGGCCAGGCGGCGGTTGGTGACCAGCGCGGCGGCCAGGGCGAGCAGCACGGCGGCGCCCGCGCCCCAGACCTCCGTCCAGGTGCGGCCGTACACCGACCCGGTCGTCCACTGGAGTGCCGAGCCGGCGAGTTCGGCCGGGAAGCGCACGATCATCAGGTTGACCGCGGCGGCGAGGCCCGCCTGGACGGCGAGGCCGGTGAGGACGAGTCGGGTGACGGCGAGCCCGGACCGCCAGGCGAACACACCGAGCAGCAGGGCGGCCAGCATGCCACCGGCCAACGCGCCGACGGGGATCAGTAGTTGGGACGCGCCGGCGGCCAGCAGCGCGACCGCCCCGAGTGAGGCTCCGCCTGTCACGCCCATCACGTCCGGGGACGCGAGGGGGTTGCGGAACAGCCGTTGCAGGACGCAGCCCGCCGCGCCCAGACCGGCGCCGGCCACGAGTGCGGCGACGGCGCGCGGTGCGCGGAACTCCCGCACCACCAGCACATCACCCGGATCGCCGAGCCCGACCAGCGCGCGCAGCGCGGTGGACGCGGGCATGCCCATCTCTCCTGTGGAGACGGAGACCGTGAGCAGGACGAGAAGGGCGGCGAGGCCGGTCGCGCCGTACGCGAGGAGGCGGCCACGGCCGGGCGTGCGGCGCGTGCCAGGTCGCACGACCGCCTTGTAGGTCAGCGTCATCGGGCGACCTTCCGGGCGAGCAGGGCCAGCAGCGGGGCGCCGAGGAACGCGGTGACGATGCCGACCTCCAGTTCCGCGGGGCGGATGACCAGGCGGCCCAGGACGTCGGCCGTGAGCAGGAGCAGGGGTCCGGCGATGAGGCAGCCGGGGACCAGGAGGCGGTGGTCGCCACCGAGCAGCGGGCGGACGAGGTGGGGTGCGGCGAGTCCGATGAAGGCGACGGGACCGGCCACAGCCACCGCCGAGCCGGCGAGCAGAACGACCGCGATGCCGCCGGCGAGCCGGATGCGGGTGACCGGCACACCGAGCGCCTGGGCCGAGTCGTCGCCCAGGGCGAGGGCGTTGAGGGCCGGCGCGACGGCCAGAGCGAGCAGGAGACCGAGGACGAGCGTCGGCAACACCGGCCAGAGCGTGTCGAGTTGGCGTCCGGCGAGGGAGCCGGCCAGCCAGAAGCGTGCCTCG from Streptomyces sp. DSM 40750 includes these protein-coding regions:
- a CDS encoding FecCD family ABC transporter permease; this encodes MTLTYKAVVRPGTRRTPGRGRLLAYGATGLAALLVLLTVSVSTGEMGMPASTALRALVGLGDPGDVLVVREFRAPRAVAALVAGAGLGAAGCVLQRLFRNPLASPDVMGVTGGASLGAVALLAAGASQLLIPVGALAGGMLAALLLGVFAWRSGLAVTRLVLTGLAVQAGLAAAVNLMIVRFPAELAGSALQWTTGSVYGRTWTEVWGAGAAVLLALAAALVTNRRLAVLDLGDDSAGALGLNTSTARLQLLLVAVTLASLAAALAGPVTFVALAVPHIVRFLTGPPTAATLALAALTGAVLLLASDLVVQHLLPVEGLPVGAVTATLGAPWLLVLMFRQSSPVRGSGA